From a single Sediminibacterium sp. KACHI17 genomic region:
- a CDS encoding DUF2911 domain-containing protein produces the protein MKFLLLSVSLLINLCIFAQQKPTDLDKSPMDMSYWPANYPILKISGKAKDAPIARVIYGRPLKSGRDIFGGIIKYNEIWRLGANEASEVEFFKNIRIDGKLVPKGRYTLYCVPAEGKWTMILNKDNFCWGNFNYDAKKDLLRTDIDVARNNEVVEAFTIYFEETKNNGAQMVILWDDLKASLPMTFIEDAPSKPTKKN, from the coding sequence ATGAAGTTTCTATTGCTGAGTGTTTCATTGTTGATCAACCTTTGCATTTTCGCTCAACAAAAGCCTACTGACCTGGATAAGTCACCCATGGATATGAGCTACTGGCCTGCCAACTATCCGATCCTGAAGATCAGCGGTAAAGCAAAAGATGCTCCGATCGCGCGTGTTATCTATGGTAGACCTTTAAAAAGTGGTCGTGATATTTTCGGAGGCATCATCAAGTATAACGAGATCTGGAGATTAGGCGCCAATGAAGCTTCTGAAGTAGAGTTCTTTAAAAATATCCGCATCGATGGTAAACTAGTACCTAAAGGCAGATATACTTTGTATTGTGTTCCCGCAGAAGGTAAATGGACCATGATCCTGAACAAAGACAATTTCTGTTGGGGTAATTTCAATTATGATGCTAAAAAAGATCTGCTGAGAACCGATATTGATGTTGCCAGAAACAATGAAGTAGTTGAGGCATTCACCATTTATTTTGAGGAAACAAAAAACAATGGTGCACAAATGGTTATTTTATGGGATGATCTGAAAGCATCATTACCCATGACATTTATCGAAGATGCTCCTTCAAAACCCACTAAAAAGAATTAA
- a CDS encoding cystathionine gamma-synthase: MKLATKYIHAGTEPDPSTGAIMTPIYQTSTYVQEAPGVNKGFEYARSQNPTRKALEEAYAQIENGKFGLAFSSGVAATDAVIKLLSPGDEVIAANDMYGGTYRLFTKVFEKFGIQFKYVDTTNVDHVAAAISAKTKLIWIETPTNPLMNITDIAAVAAIAKKAGALLCVDNTFASPYLQNPLDLGADIVMHSATKYLGGHSDVIQGCLVMNDAELREKLYFIQKSCGAVPGPMDCFLVLRGIKTLHVRMQRHCENGEKMANFLRNHPKVQKVYWCGFTDHPGYAVASKQMRGFGGMMSFTLKDDSVENAKRVLSSTHVFALAESLGGVESLINHPASMTHASIPREERIKNGLSDSLIRLSVGIEDIDDLIADIDQAIG, encoded by the coding sequence ATGAAACTTGCCACGAAATATATACATGCCGGTACAGAACCCGATCCTTCTACCGGAGCGATCATGACCCCTATTTATCAAACCTCTACTTATGTACAGGAAGCACCGGGTGTCAATAAAGGTTTTGAATATGCCAGAAGTCAGAACCCTACCAGAAAAGCACTGGAAGAAGCTTATGCACAGATCGAAAATGGAAAATTCGGATTGGCATTCAGCAGCGGTGTAGCTGCTACCGATGCAGTGATCAAACTGTTATCACCGGGCGACGAAGTGATCGCTGCCAATGATATGTACGGTGGCACGTATCGCTTATTCACTAAAGTGTTTGAAAAGTTTGGTATCCAGTTCAAATATGTAGATACAACAAATGTTGATCATGTAGCTGCTGCAATTTCTGCAAAAACAAAACTCATCTGGATCGAAACACCTACCAATCCGCTGATGAACATCACGGACATTGCTGCTGTTGCTGCAATTGCCAAAAAAGCAGGTGCTTTGCTTTGCGTCGACAATACTTTTGCTTCTCCTTATTTACAGAATCCTTTAGACCTTGGCGCAGATATCGTCATGCACTCAGCCACCAAATATCTTGGCGGACACAGTGATGTGATACAGGGATGTCTGGTAATGAATGATGCAGAACTCCGTGAAAAATTATACTTTATCCAAAAAAGTTGTGGTGCTGTTCCCGGACCGATGGATTGCTTCCTCGTATTAAGAGGGATCAAAACCTTACACGTAAGAATGCAGCGTCATTGTGAGAACGGTGAAAAGATGGCGAATTTTTTACGCAATCATCCTAAAGTGCAAAAAGTATATTGGTGTGGTTTTACAGATCATCCGGGATATGCAGTTGCCAGCAAACAAATGCGTGGTTTTGGTGGCATGATGAGCTTCACCTTAAAAGATGATAGTGTTGAAAATGCTAAGCGCGTATTATCGTCTACACATGTATTCGCTCTCGCTGAGAGTTTAGGAGGCGTTGAATCATTGATCAATCATCCGGCATCGATGACACATGCTTCTATTCCAAGAGAAGAAAGAATTAAAAACGGACTGAGTGATAGTCTGATCAGATTAAGCGTAGGTATCGAAGATATCGATGATCTGATCGCAGACATTGATCAGGCGATCGGATAA
- a CDS encoding glycosyltransferase family 2 protein, translating into MKKKISILIPVCNEEQNIPVIIHAIGETIDTTIYDHRFIFIDDGSSDKTNAVLKDMAVEHKHVFFISLSKNFGHQNALKAGIDCIHQDADCVIMMDGDLQHPPALIPLMLEKWNEGYDIVYTLRKDEDNIPFLKKKTASLFYRLLNKMSDIEVETGAADFRLIDKKTFPVFKSFNERDLFLRGLTKWVGFKQISIEYSPGDRNFGQSKYTYKKMVRFALQGITSFSTKPLYTAAYLGLFFSVTSLLYVPYTIYSYYFGKPISGWASLIVTISFFGGLQLMILGIIGLYLGKLFMQSKNRPNYIIRESNL; encoded by the coding sequence ATGAAAAAGAAGATTAGCATTTTAATACCTGTTTGTAATGAGGAGCAAAACATTCCTGTAATCATCCATGCTATTGGTGAAACCATCGATACTACAATTTATGATCACAGATTTATATTCATTGATGACGGCAGCAGCGACAAAACAAATGCTGTATTAAAAGATATGGCTGTAGAACATAAACATGTTTTTTTCATTAGCCTATCAAAAAATTTTGGTCATCAGAATGCGCTAAAAGCGGGGATCGATTGTATTCACCAAGACGCTGATTGTGTGATCATGATGGATGGTGACCTGCAACACCCACCGGCACTGATCCCACTCATGCTTGAGAAATGGAACGAAGGGTATGATATTGTATACACGCTGAGAAAAGACGAAGACAATATCCCTTTTCTAAAAAAGAAAACAGCTTCCCTATTCTACAGGCTGCTAAATAAAATGTCAGATATTGAGGTGGAGACCGGTGCAGCTGATTTCAGGCTTATCGACAAGAAAACATTTCCTGTATTCAAAAGTTTCAATGAACGCGACTTGTTTCTAAGAGGTTTGACCAAATGGGTTGGATTCAAACAAATATCGATTGAATATTCACCCGGCGATAGAAACTTTGGTCAATCAAAGTATACTTATAAAAAAATGGTGCGTTTTGCTTTACAAGGAATCACTTCCTTCAGTACCAAGCCATTGTATACTGCTGCTTACCTGGGCCTCTTTTTTTCCGTTACTTCCTTACTGTATGTTCCGTACACCATTTATAGTTATTATTTTGGTAAGCCGATCTCAGGGTGGGCTTCACTGATCGTCACCATTTCGTTCTTCGGAGGCCTGCAACTCATGATCCTTGGGATCATTGGTTTGTATCTAGGTAAACTTTTTATGCAAAGTAAGAACAGGCCTAATTATATCATCCGCGAATCGAATTTATGA
- a CDS encoding ACP phosphodiesterase — translation MNYLAHAFLSFDDSGLLIGNMISDFVKGKKQFDYTTDIQKGIRLHRMIDTFTDAHPATQAAKKLLKPAVGPYAGAFIDVVYDHFLAIDTSIRSDEEWKAFAQQTYATLQAHEPFLPEKFARMLPYMSSQNWLYNYRYKWGIEKSFEGVVRRASYLQDSSTAYQLFEDHYPLLQEAYHAFFPDVKKMAADFSNAL, via the coding sequence ATGAACTATCTCGCACATGCATTTTTATCTTTTGACGATTCAGGTTTACTGATCGGTAATATGATCAGTGATTTCGTGAAAGGAAAAAAGCAGTTTGATTACACTACCGATATACAGAAAGGAATAAGATTGCACAGAATGATCGATACATTCACCGATGCACATCCGGCCACACAAGCAGCAAAAAAATTATTGAAACCGGCTGTTGGTCCATATGCAGGTGCTTTTATCGATGTTGTCTATGATCATTTTCTGGCCATTGACACCAGTATACGATCAGATGAGGAATGGAAAGCATTTGCACAACAGACCTATGCTACTTTACAGGCCCATGAACCCTTCCTGCCCGAGAAATTCGCCAGAATGCTTCCTTATATGAGTAGTCAGAACTGGTTATACAATTACCGATACAAATGGGGAATTGAGAAAAGTTTTGAGGGCGTGGTGAGAAGAGCATCTTATCTGCAAGACAGCAGTACTGCTTATCAGTTATTTGAAGATCATTATCCCTTGCTTCAGGAAGCATACCATGCATTTTTCCCTGATGTTAAAAAAATGGCTGCCGATTTTTCTAACGCGTTGTGA
- a CDS encoding methionine aminotransferase produces the protein MSVSIHSKLPEVGTTIFTVMSQLAVQHDAVNLGQGFPDFPMNATLHELVSKAMRDGFNQYVHMNGYPLLRQKLAAKVQHLYGTAIDAETDITITPGGTYAIYTALTTVLRPGDEVIVFEPAYDSYIPNIEINGAVAVRIALNYPDYSIPWELVKQKITSKTRMIMINSPHNPTGAVLSAADMQALSALVEGTNIIILSDEVYEHLIFDGLTHESILRYPALLKRSFVCFSFGKTYHCTGWKLGYCISTPELMKEFRKVHQFNCFTCDTPKQVALATYLDDTKAYLELGAQIQQKRDYFRKQMEQTAFQCIPSHGSYFECYSYAAISDEPDMIFAKRLTAEYGVATIPVSAFYKDGKDDKVIRFCFAKQEATLDKAIEKLLKIQ, from the coding sequence GTGTCTGTATCGATCCATTCTAAGTTACCGGAGGTAGGAACGACCATTTTTACTGTGATGAGTCAGCTGGCTGTGCAGCATGATGCTGTGAACCTCGGCCAGGGCTTTCCTGATTTTCCGATGAATGCTACATTACATGAGCTGGTATCCAAAGCTATGCGTGATGGCTTTAATCAATATGTGCATATGAATGGTTATCCTTTGTTGCGACAAAAACTCGCAGCAAAAGTGCAGCACTTGTATGGCACAGCTATCGATGCAGAAACAGATATCACCATTACGCCGGGTGGTACTTATGCTATTTATACCGCGCTTACTACGGTGTTACGTCCGGGTGATGAGGTGATCGTATTTGAACCCGCTTATGATAGTTATATTCCTAATATTGAGATCAATGGTGCTGTAGCTGTTCGTATCGCTTTGAATTATCCTGATTATAGTATTCCATGGGAACTGGTGAAACAAAAGATCACATCCAAAACAAGGATGATCATGATCAATTCACCACATAATCCAACAGGTGCTGTATTATCTGCGGCTGATATGCAAGCACTGTCAGCGTTGGTAGAAGGCACCAATATCATCATCCTGAGTGATGAAGTATATGAGCATCTGATCTTTGATGGTCTCACGCATGAAAGCATCCTTCGTTATCCTGCATTACTCAAACGAAGTTTTGTGTGTTTTTCATTTGGGAAAACCTATCACTGTACCGGATGGAAACTGGGCTATTGTATCAGTACCCCGGAATTAATGAAAGAATTCAGGAAAGTGCATCAGTTCAATTGTTTTACCTGTGATACACCCAAACAGGTAGCGCTTGCTACTTATCTGGATGATACAAAAGCTTATCTTGAATTAGGCGCTCAAATACAGCAGAAAAGAGATTATTTCAGAAAGCAAATGGAGCAGACCGCTTTTCAATGTATTCCTTCTCACGGAAGTTATTTTGAATGTTATAGTTATGCTGCTATCAGTGATGAGCCGGATATGATTTTTGCGAAGCGACTAACCGCTGAATATGGAGTTGCTACCATTCCTGTCTCTGCATTTTATAAAGATGGGAAAGACGATAAAGTCATACGTTTCTGTTTTGCCAAACAGGAAGCCACATTGGATAAAGCGATCGAAAAATTATTGAAGATCCAATAA
- a CDS encoding glycosyltransferase family 87 protein, which produces MKPVYFNKALAGYPIRLPIILWFTTTLVAVLLEISRGTQEINNFLIYRGVYEHTLQQINLYATYPLEYADSNHYGPLFSLLIAPFTWVPLPVGCVLWCMVNAWVLLYALQQLNLSQTQLYTVLLISVIELMTATHSVQFNPMLAGSMILSYTFVRDKKILPATLLIAAGMLIKIYSVIGLVLFLFTDKKKTFAFSFIGWVALLFVLPMLISSKEFILQSYQDWFNSLVEKNGTNVDISVAPGMQDISVGGMVRRIFSIQDLSNFYILIPAALLIALPLTRYKYFSHQHFTLKYYCMLMVAVVIFSSSAESPTYIIPISAIAIWFSLKIPLKTEYIVLLTFTFLFTILSPTDLIPKLIRDKFFVQYAMKALPCFIIWMIMIKELSLQKLSVGKDDHL; this is translated from the coding sequence ATGAAACCTGTATATTTCAATAAAGCTCTAGCCGGCTATCCTATACGCCTGCCTATCATTCTGTGGTTTACTACGACATTAGTAGCCGTTTTACTGGAAATCAGTAGAGGCACACAAGAGATCAATAATTTTTTAATTTACCGTGGCGTATATGAACACACACTCCAACAAATTAATTTATACGCAACCTATCCGCTAGAATATGCTGACAGCAATCATTACGGCCCCTTATTCAGTTTATTGATCGCACCCTTTACCTGGGTGCCCTTACCTGTTGGATGCGTTTTATGGTGTATGGTAAATGCTTGGGTTTTGTTGTACGCCCTGCAACAATTGAATCTCTCTCAAACACAACTGTATACTGTTTTACTGATCTCGGTAATTGAATTGATGACCGCAACCCACAGCGTTCAATTTAATCCAATGCTCGCCGGATCCATGATATTATCTTACACATTCGTCAGGGATAAAAAGATACTGCCGGCCACGCTACTGATCGCAGCAGGTATGCTGATCAAAATTTACAGTGTGATCGGATTGGTACTTTTTCTTTTTACAGATAAAAAAAAGACATTCGCTTTTTCTTTTATAGGCTGGGTAGCTCTTCTGTTTGTTCTACCCATGCTCATATCATCAAAGGAGTTTATCCTACAATCTTACCAAGATTGGTTCAACTCACTGGTTGAAAAAAATGGAACGAACGTTGATATATCCGTTGCTCCGGGAATGCAGGATATTTCTGTAGGGGGTATGGTAAGACGTATTTTCTCGATACAAGATCTTTCCAATTTCTACATTTTGATTCCGGCAGCACTTCTTATTGCCTTACCACTGACCAGGTACAAGTATTTTTCTCATCAACATTTCACATTGAAATATTACTGCATGCTGATGGTTGCAGTGGTCATTTTTAGTTCATCCGCAGAATCGCCTACCTATATCATTCCGATCAGTGCTATTGCTATTTGGTTTTCATTAAAGATCCCTTTGAAAACAGAATATATAGTGTTATTGACTTTTACATTTCTGTTTACCATTTTATCACCGACAGACTTAATACCAAAGCTTATCAGAGATAAGTTTTTCGTACAATATGCTATGAAAGCACTTCCTTGTTTTATCATTTGGATGATCATGATTAAAGAACTGTCATTACAAAAATTATCTGTCGGAAAAGATGATCATTTATGA
- a CDS encoding polysaccharide deacetylase family protein, with product MPDRSILLSFDVEEFDMPLEYGQSISPQEQLTIGKQGLDVIAPVLNDTAVQTTLFTTANFADHYPDTIKALSEKHEIASHTYYHSSFSNEDIAKSKDRLEVITGQKIYGLRMPRMKQVDMHLLKDAGYSYDSSVNPTWLPGRYNNLHLPRTLYTENEMIRIPASVSPVLRIPLFWLTFKNCPLNTFIHLALKTLKKDGYICLYFHPWEFTDLANYQLPSFTKRWSKDILLERLLQTITSLKKEGDFISMNTYLQKKVPV from the coding sequence ATGCCTGATAGAAGTATACTCCTGAGTTTTGATGTAGAAGAATTTGATATGCCATTGGAATACGGGCAATCCATATCCCCGCAAGAACAATTGACAATAGGGAAACAAGGACTAGATGTGATCGCACCTGTTTTAAACGACACGGCTGTTCAGACCACACTTTTTACAACTGCGAATTTTGCTGACCACTATCCTGATACGATCAAAGCTTTGTCTGAAAAGCATGAAATCGCTTCTCATACCTATTATCATTCAAGTTTTTCAAATGAAGACATTGCCAAATCAAAAGACAGACTTGAGGTAATCACAGGGCAAAAAATATACGGATTACGTATGCCGCGGATGAAGCAGGTAGATATGCATCTATTAAAAGATGCAGGATACAGTTATGATTCATCAGTGAATCCAACTTGGTTACCGGGCAGGTATAACAACCTTCACTTACCCAGAACCCTGTATACTGAAAATGAAATGATCAGAATACCGGCCTCTGTTTCACCTGTGCTCCGGATACCGCTTTTTTGGTTAACATTTAAAAACTGCCCACTAAATACTTTTATACATTTAGCATTGAAGACCTTAAAAAAAGATGGCTATATCTGTCTCTATTTCCATCCATGGGAGTTTACAGATCTTGCGAATTATCAATTACCATCGTTCACAAAAAGATGGAGCAAAGACATCCTACTCGAACGTTTACTTCAAACGATTACAAGTCTCAAAAAAGAAGGTGATTTTATATCAATGAACACATACCTGCAAAAAAAAGTCCCGGTATAA
- a CDS encoding head GIN domain-containing protein: MQQNKWIIGLCSLLILFSSCTKSITGEGPTATQIRSVANFSKIKLNGSGDVEIVPSNTQQVIISGYTNLLEVYESKVQNGELLLGYESRKNIRNDNIKVRIETPDIRGVNINGSGDVVINGFLQGTDLTTLINGSGRIRIQSSAFNSTSYNINGSGDIFAAVIPSKNTEANITGSGFIELNCSQNLKIRISGSGTIDYYGNPPATDIAISGSGVVRKK; this comes from the coding sequence ATGCAACAGAATAAATGGATCATCGGTTTATGTAGTTTACTCATCTTATTTTCATCTTGCACTAAATCCATCACAGGTGAAGGACCAACTGCTACGCAGATCAGATCAGTAGCCAATTTCAGTAAGATCAAATTGAATGGTTCAGGAGATGTAGAGATCGTACCCTCAAATACACAACAAGTGATCATCTCAGGTTATACCAACTTGCTGGAAGTATACGAATCAAAAGTGCAGAATGGAGAACTGCTCCTGGGTTATGAGAGCAGAAAAAATATCCGCAATGATAATATCAAAGTGCGAATAGAAACTCCGGACATCAGAGGCGTTAATATCAATGGTTCAGGTGATGTGGTGATCAATGGATTTCTTCAGGGAACTGATCTGACCACACTGATCAATGGTTCAGGAAGAATACGCATTCAATCCTCCGCCTTTAATAGTACTTCTTATAACATCAATGGATCGGGAGATATTTTTGCAGCAGTCATTCCATCAAAAAATACGGAAGCCAATATTACCGGTTCCGGATTTATTGAATTGAATTGCTCACAAAATTTGAAAATAAGGATCAGCGGATCGGGCACGATCGATTATTATGGCAACCCACCTGCTACTGATATTGCGATCAGTGGAAGTGGTGTTGTAAGAAAGAAATAA
- a CDS encoding M28 family peptidase — MRIILLSTLLLSASISIAQKGDPSTYAGTITAADLKKHLTIIAGPEMEGRNAASEGERKAAAYLESQYKRLGLKPGNGDSYLQNFPLFQDELTEKRLSVNGRVFEWDKDYSIAMQMVNSGSFNYNEVVFAGYGIVDSVTNDYANLNVTGKMVLILEGSPNSSTPANPRAVTPYSTLGKVNTAVSKGAAGVLIVSKSGFPRRNPTNTKGGMSLTKANPSRVNVASVSEDVASALLGRTAKIGVEEMKNLNKGSYKSELKLTAIKKTNELQSANVIAVLPGTDKADEYVFITSHYDHEGIINGEIYYGADDDGSGTVSVVEIAEAFVNAKKKGNGPRRSVVFMNVSGEEKGLLGSRYYSEHPIYPLDKTTVDLNIDMVGRIDPTYKGDSMNYVYVIGDDKLSSDLTPITNEVNQKYFKMELDRRFNDPNDTNRFYYRSDHYNFAAKGVPIIFYFNGTHRDYHRPTDTVDKINFDLMEKRVRLIYHTAWVIAQKDTMLKRDIPLNMPPR; from the coding sequence ATGAGAATCATTCTTTTATCAACCTTGCTTCTTTCTGCCAGCATCAGTATTGCACAGAAAGGAGACCCCTCAACTTATGCAGGTACCATTACTGCAGCTGACCTGAAAAAACACCTTACCATCATTGCCGGTCCGGAAATGGAAGGACGTAATGCTGCAAGTGAAGGTGAAAGAAAAGCAGCCGCTTATCTGGAAAGTCAGTACAAAAGACTCGGACTAAAGCCGGGTAATGGCGACAGTTACCTACAGAACTTTCCGCTCTTTCAAGATGAATTGACAGAGAAAAGATTATCAGTGAATGGTCGTGTTTTTGAATGGGATAAAGATTACTCTATTGCAATGCAAATGGTTAATTCAGGATCATTCAACTATAATGAAGTGGTATTTGCAGGCTATGGTATCGTTGACTCTGTGACCAATGATTACGCCAACCTGAATGTTACCGGTAAAATGGTACTCATACTCGAAGGTTCACCGAATAGCAGCACCCCTGCTAACCCGCGTGCTGTGACTCCGTATTCTACACTTGGAAAAGTAAATACCGCAGTATCAAAAGGTGCAGCTGGTGTATTGATCGTATCGAAAAGCGGATTCCCCAGAAGAAATCCTACCAATACAAAAGGAGGCATGTCTTTGACCAAAGCAAATCCATCCAGGGTAAATGTAGCCAGCGTGTCTGAAGACGTTGCCAGCGCATTATTGGGAAGAACTGCTAAAATAGGTGTGGAAGAAATGAAGAACTTGAATAAAGGAAGCTATAAATCTGAACTCAAGTTAACAGCTATCAAAAAAACCAATGAATTGCAAAGTGCAAATGTGATCGCTGTTTTACCAGGAACTGATAAAGCAGATGAATATGTATTCATCACCAGTCACTATGACCATGAAGGTATCATCAATGGCGAAATTTATTATGGCGCTGATGATGATGGTTCAGGAACTGTGAGTGTTGTAGAGATCGCTGAAGCATTTGTAAATGCAAAAAAGAAAGGGAATGGTCCAAGAAGAAGTGTCGTATTCATGAATGTATCCGGTGAAGAAAAAGGATTGTTGGGGTCTCGTTATTATTCAGAGCATCCGATCTATCCTTTGGATAAAACCACTGTTGATTTGAATATTGATATGGTGGGACGAATCGATCCTACTTACAAAGGTGATTCCATGAATTATGTATATGTGATCGGTGATGATAAACTGAGCAGTGATCTGACACCCATCACCAATGAAGTCAATCAGAAATACTTCAAGATGGAATTAGACAGAAGATTTAATGATCCAAATGACACCAATCGTTTTTATTACAGAAGTGATCATTACAATTTTGCTGCAAAAGGTGTTCCCATCATTTTTTATTTCAACGGTACACACCGCGATTACCACAGACCAACTGATACAGTTGATAAGATCAATTTTGACCTGATGGAAAAAAGAGTTCGACTCATTTATCATACAGCCTGGGTCATTGCGCAAAAAGACACGATGCTGAAAAGAGATATTCCACTGAATATGCCTCCACGCTAA
- a CDS encoding deoxyhypusine synthase family protein, producing MTKGPVSQFIMHHYRHFNAAALVDAAKGYETHLLEGGKMLVSLAGAMSTAELGISLAEMIRQDKVAIISCTGANLEEDVMNLVAHSHYKRVPNYRDLTPQDEWDLLENHYNRVTDTCIPEEEAFRRLQKHLVKQWKDAEAKGERYFPHEFLYKTVLSGELQQYYEIDPKNSWIVAAAEKNLPIVVPGWEDSTTGNIFASYVIKNELKASTVKNGIEYMVWLADWYRENSGGKGVGFFQIGGGIAGDFPICVVPMMYQDLEWHDVPFWSYFCQISDSTTSYGSYSGAVPNEKITWGKLDINTPKYIVESDATIVAPLIFAYLLGW from the coding sequence ATGACGAAAGGGCCTGTTTCTCAGTTTATTATGCATCATTACAGACACTTCAATGCCGCTGCATTGGTGGATGCTGCCAAAGGATATGAAACCCATTTACTGGAAGGCGGAAAAATGCTGGTTAGTTTAGCCGGTGCCATGAGTACCGCTGAACTGGGAATTAGTTTGGCTGAGATGATCCGTCAGGATAAAGTGGCCATCATCAGTTGTACCGGTGCCAATCTGGAAGAAGATGTGATGAACCTGGTGGCGCATAGTCATTATAAGCGTGTTCCTAATTATCGTGATCTGACTCCTCAGGATGAGTGGGATTTATTGGAGAACCATTACAATCGCGTAACGGATACTTGTATTCCTGAAGAAGAAGCTTTCAGAAGACTGCAAAAACATTTGGTAAAGCAGTGGAAAGATGCGGAAGCAAAAGGCGAACGTTATTTCCCTCATGAATTTTTGTACAAGACCGTATTGAGTGGTGAACTACAGCAGTATTATGAGATCGATCCTAAAAACAGTTGGATCGTAGCAGCAGCAGAAAAGAATCTGCCGATCGTAGTGCCGGGTTGGGAAGACAGCACCACCGGTAACATCTTTGCGAGTTATGTGATCAAAAATGAATTGAAAGCAAGCACAGTAAAGAATGGTATCGAGTATATGGTTTGGCTGGCTGATTGGTATCGTGAAAACAGTGGCGGTAAGGGTGTCGGATTCTTCCAAATTGGTGGAGGTATTGCCGGTGATTTCCCGATCTGTGTTGTACCAATGATGTACCAGGATCTGGAATGGCATGATGTTCCTTTCTGGAGCTATTTCTGTCAGATCAGTGATTCTACTACTTCTTATGGTTCTTATTCCGGAGCAGTACCCAATGAGAAGATCACTTGGGGTAAATTAGACATCAATACTCCTAAATATATTGTAGAGAGTGATGCTACCATCGTAGCACCTTTGATCTTTGCGTATTTATTAGGTTGGTAG
- a CDS encoding SdpI family protein, producing the protein MRRVFTSPLLAVVLIALPFVYLGVQYAGLPETVPVHFNAEGIADQFGAKSSLWLHTSILSTVAIGTYLLIRNLHKIDPKKTAKTSAATLNSLAIVILVFLTVINIMITYSAVNYPAKLSITTVVLPAVGLLLSFLGYQMRTIQPNYFIGLRLPWTLEDDENWAATHQLAARLWIPGGLIIAVTALTLPFFSAFIITMIITAAIVIIPTVFSYRFYRKKQG; encoded by the coding sequence ATGAGACGAGTTTTTACATCCCCACTACTGGCAGTAGTACTCATAGCACTTCCATTTGTGTATTTGGGTGTACAATATGCCGGCTTGCCTGAAACTGTACCTGTACACTTTAACGCAGAAGGTATCGCAGATCAATTCGGCGCCAAATCTTCTTTGTGGCTGCATACGTCTATCCTATCAACTGTTGCGATCGGTACTTACCTGCTCATCCGCAATCTGCATAAAATAGATCCCAAAAAAACAGCTAAGACCTCCGCTGCTACTTTGAACAGTTTAGCCATTGTGATACTAGTGTTTCTGACCGTGATCAATATCATGATCACATATAGTGCAGTCAACTATCCTGCAAAACTCAGTATCACCACTGTTGTACTACCGGCAGTGGGTCTCCTATTATCGTTTTTAGGTTATCAGATGCGTACCATACAACCGAATTATTTTATAGGTCTGCGACTACCCTGGACTTTAGAAGATGATGAAAATTGGGCAGCGACCCATCAATTGGCGGCCAGACTCTGGATTCCGGGAGGATTGATCATTGCTGTTACTGCTTTGACTTTGCCTTTTTTTAGCGCATTCATCATCACGATGATCATCACAGCGGCCATTGTGATCATTCCAACTGTATTTTCTTATCGCTTTTACAGAAAAAAACAAGGATGA